The genome window CTGCAATTTTTTATGCCAGATATGATGCCAGCTTACTGTTCCAATCAGGATGCATCTCCTTTGCCACAGACTCAGTCCACCCTTCGACGGCCCACTTCCCCGCGTGGTAGTACGCGTGACCCGGAAAGGCGCATTGTCCAGCAAGAGAGGAAATATTGAAGATAATACCGCCTCGTCGGGTTTCAGACTGTCGCATGTTCTCGATGGCACAAGTAGTCATCCGAGCCGTACCGAAGAAGAGGGTTTCAATTTCCTGGTGAGCTTGTTCCTCTGTCGCAGACTCAGTATCGCCGGACAACGAATACCCGGCATTATTCACCAAGACATCGAGATGAAAATCTTTGCCGAAGTGTTCGGCTGTGGCTTTGAATGCCTCTTTCACCGAGGTTGGTGATGTCACGTCAAGGGCAATTTTGAGGAGGTTGACATTGTTATCGGGCAGGTAATCCAGGTCCTTAGGATTCCGAGCTGTTGCGATCAAGCGATGGTTCGGTTTGCTTGCGACTAGAGCTGCTAGTGCTCGGCCGATACCCGACGAACATCCGGTGACTGGTAGTGTGTCAGTTGTGTGAACCTAAGCGATTCTCACCATAGCAACTTACTCAACCAGATTGCGTCCGGGGGAAGAGTGTACGGTTTGGTGTTAACCGGGTTCATATTGACGTTGGAAATTGAAATTTTCGAGATGCTATTGACGATCGAGTCTGGTAAAGAAAAGGTTGATGTGAGAGAGTATGCTAGCTGAGGCTATCCTTTTCTATCTCAACGTCTCTGTCCCAGATTCGACTTCATCGTCGCGGATCTGATCTCTTGGGCTTTATAGTCCTGACTCGTGGGCTCACACATTGCGATGTTGACTTGAGGTCCAATTGATTTTTCGGCTCCAAATTGTGGCGCGGATAGGATTCAAGGTGCTGGCAGCCCAAACCCGATTTTTCTCACCGTGCCGGTCGGGTGACTCAAGCGGTATCGGTCAGACTGCAATGCAACGGTATTCGCATTCGCATCTGGCAACATACCACAAAGCACATGATTACTTAAGAAAACAATGCTCGCACTCGGCTATGCCCATTGACACTGGTCTCGCATTTTCTTCGCACTCGAACAATTCCCTCAGGCATTGATTGGTCTCTCATTTTATTTATGTCCAACATTGCATCTTCGAAGTCAAGCTTTGGAATGCAGCAATTAACAGGATCCGTTTTCCGCTCTTTAAAGTTTTTCAAGAATAAGCAAGCATATGGAAACACTTGGTCGTCTGCATTCTTACCCAATAGTCGAGCTTTGAAGTGTCATTATCTCCGTCGCAGGCCCCCCTACACCTCTGACAGACAACGCGCGTCTGATGTGCCACGCTTAACCCACAGACTAAGCGTTACTATTGGCCCAGAGACATAGCTCCAGTTGACTCTAAGGCGTAATGCCATATAAAGGTTCTGCCAGTTCTGATAGAGCTGGGACGATGAAGGTCTGTTAGTGGGCGTAGACTCGCGCCACGGCGAAAGCCTTAGGACGAGATTGAGCTGTGAGGTGAGACGTCCCTACTCTCAAACAAAGTTGGCAAATGTGTTGCGGACGAGACAGATAACAAAAGAGTACCCGGAGTTCATGGTTGTGTCTGTTCATCCAGCACCATTTCGGCGACTGGCATGATGGGCTTGCCGCTCATTTAAAGCTATGCAATACTTGACATGTTTCGCGAATCGTCGTCCCGTCATTTCCGTCGAAAAGATCGAAAAAGCGTAGAGGCCGACGTTGGGCATCCATCTTAGGTCAAGCTAGGAGCGGAGATTACTACGAGCCTATTGAAGCCTGGTGGGTTGCGAGCAAGGACGAACACGACAAAGACAAGGCTAGAAAGCCGTGGGACTGGACTCAACTGAGTCACAAGTGCATGCATGTGAGACTTGAGAAATATTCTGAATAGTGTTTATACGGTGATGATTCCAGCTACGAGTGCGAGTTGCCGGCATTATTATTCGATGGAAGCAAATATGCGAATCCATTCTGGCATTTCTACATAGGCCGAAAGTTCAGATTAGGTTACATCAATAAATTTCTTTGTTTTCCTCTTCTGCATATTATTCGAACTACATGAGCATCGTGTCCAGGCATTGAAGTGACATTAGCACTCGCGGAACTAAAATGACGATATGCATGAAGATTTCAAATGGGATAGATAGTCTATTTTCCAAGTTCAGCGCCTGTCTTTTACTTTTTCATAGCTTGTACGCAGCCGGGTAATAGACTTTAGTAAGTTCAATTAGAGAATATGTTTAGAAAAGGATAGGATATGTTCGTAGCTGGAGACTTGTTGCTTCGTCACGCAATTATAGATTTGCTTGGAGGTTTATCAGATGACGGTTACTCTCTTCTAGTGTCGGATTAAGTTTTACCTGGTTGAGTTAGTCAAGTCACTGTGTCAGTGAGCTTTGCAATGACGAAGAACCCTGACTGAAGCCGTGACAAAAGTCGCCCACAAAAGGGTTCTGAAAGTTTGGTCTTTTCGTATTCATACATCATCTCATAGTTTCTACTTAATCAGCTCACTTACTCAGCTCCAAGGCAAACGAGACATGGAGGTGGCTGGAACGAAATCAAGTTGCAACTGGTCACACGAGACTTTGGTTAGTGGGGAAGCCCGCAGCACAACGGGCACTTAACATCTCCACCCCACAAAAAATAGCCAGAGCCTTGAGCAAACCCTGCGCGCAACAACGCCATGTCTCCGAGTCCACACCTCACCGCCTACTTCAACCGCATTGTCGCCGCGGCTCCTTGACGCCAATGGCCGCGAAGAGAGACGCCTCGCCCCCACGGCAGCTGCCGAACGCCGAACCGGAAGAGCTGTACGGCCAAGAGGTACGCCTGGAAGAGGAGGCTTTTGCTTGGTATAATCCCGACAAGTGGTACCCGATCCAGATTGGCCAGGTCTATGAGTCGCGATATCAGGTGCTGCTGAAATTGGGGTTTGGCTCTGCGTCGACGGTGTGGTTGTGTCGTGATCTTGAGTATGTGCGCGATTTATTTCTATGCGTGTTGTTGTTTCGAGAGCTACTTTGCTAACTGGTGGTTTAGGAAGCATTGCTATGTAACTTTGAAAGTCTATGAGACTGGTCATCGGCAGGCTCGTAACGAGGAAGTAGTCCTTCGCCACTTGGAACGCCTCGAGTCTGAGCACCCAGGACAGAAACTCCTTCGCTCCATCAAGGACAGTTTTGAGCTGCAAGGGAAAATCGGCCCGCATGTTTGCCTGGTCTTCGAGACTCTAGGCTTATCCCTAGCCGATATTCGAGAGTTGGCAGGCGGCAAGCTGCCAGAGAATCTCTTAAAAGGGTTGATATACGGTTTGTTACTGGGCATTGACTATATGCATTCAGTTGCACATGTCGTCCATACAGGTGAGGATGATTATGCTCCTGCAACACTTCACCATCATGCGCCTTAGAAGCTGAGGTGTTCTCTGCATCGGGGCATAGATCTGCTTCACTAACACACGCGTCAGATATTCAAGATGGAAACATTATGCTCTCAATTTCAGACACGACAATCTTGGATGTCCTAGTGAACGAAGAATGGAGGCTTCCAAGCGCGAGAAAAGTCATGAGTGCTCGTACCACCTACGCATCAACGGGGCTCGAGATCCCAGATGATCCAGGCGATCCTGTCATTTCAGATTTCGGCGATGCGCAATACGGAGAAGGCGACTTCGACGGCGAGGTGATGCCAGATCTGTACCGCGCGCCCGAAATCATCCTCGGAATTCCCTGGGACGAAAAGATTGATATATGGGCTTTGGGATTGATGGTGAGAGATTCGCCTGCGGCGAGGGGCCTGCCAAATGCTGACGCTGATTTTTCACCGTTGCCAGGTTTGGGATTTGTTCGAGGGGAAGCTACTCTACAACACACGACACCGCGATCGGAATGCATCCCGGGCAGCCCACTTTGCGAGGACGGTGTCTTTGCTCGGACCACCGCCCGATGATCTTCTGGATAGAGGGTCGACATGGAAAGACTTTTTTGACGATGAAGGTTTGTTGATGACCGTGCGAGTGGTTTGCAATGTAGGCCGGGTGAGACTGACGCGCGAGAGACAGGAAAACTAGTTGTCGACGGCGAGATACCAGAGTCCTCGTTCGAGGAGGAAGAGTGTAATCTCGAGGGAGCGGAGCAAGCCGAGTTCTTGGTGTTTCTGAGGAAGATGCTGCAGTGGAAACCAGAGGATAGGTTATCCGCCCGAGAACTGATGGAGGACCCGTGGCTGTGTCGGCAGACGGCTGATGACTGAAGGGAGACTTAATTAGATGAGGATGAAGACCCAGAGGCGTGAACAGAGAAAAGGAAGACGGTTGAtaggaaggagaagaagatacCCCATTGCTTTGATGTTTCGATGCTCCAAGCTTCTTGAGAAGCTGTGGTCCAATGGCGTTCTTCCAAATTGCTTGGTCAAGTGTCTCATCAGGAGGCCTTTCATAAATGATGAGAGGCATCTGATAAGTCATAGGCACTACATATAGACATCCTTGAACGTCACAATGAAGCCACGGTCATCCGAACGGGGCATTCAGTGAGTCTGCTCAGTTATGAAGAAGAATTAGATCATTAGAATTATTCCAAACATGCTTCTATATGCTCCTTGTCCCATTTTCATCCCGAAATAGCATCCCAGTCCCCATCATCATGTACAATGACCGGGAAGGGTTTTCTAGGCGCCGGAACTATGCGAAAGTGCGAAGCATCCATCAAAGGAGTGTCGTGAAAGCATAACAGCCAAATCATCGTAAAAGTCGTGTAAAGCGTCGTCAATTATGTGCGGATGGAATTGAGCCCCGCGATGGAACTCTGGTTACCCATGAACCGTGGTTTAGAATGGTGCCGTCTAAGCGACCGCGGAGATCTCCTTGATCGGGGTAGGCAGCGTGATGATGCCGCAGTTGATGTTGCGCGTCGAGTAAATCTGGCCAATGGTCCAGTTGTCGTTTTGCCAAAACGTCTCCTCGCACTGGAGATCGGCGACGGCGCCGCCCTTTGCGGTGTAGCGGGCTCTGGTTGTTCACATTCCAATTAGCCTCGGCGTTTCTTATGGCAAACCGTACTCCGTGACGCTTTCGGCGCAAATGTTTCATCGCCAGGGGAAACCCCACGAGGTAGAAGGCAAACCGGCAGGGAGTTGAGAGGATGTGACTTACGGGTACTTGGGATCATCATTACAAGTCCACGACTGGTTCAACGCAACAGCCTTCTCAGGCGTGCTCCACGTGAAGGACGTGGCCGTGCTCTCCCCGCCCTCGGGCGGCGTGCACTGATAGACCTGCTCGCCATAGAAGAAGTCGTCGAGACGGCTGCTGGCGGCGGAGCAGGCGACGGTGTAGTCGAGGACCGGATTGGAGACGTTGAAGCTGATGTAGCCCCACGAGTTCTGGTGGGAAGGCGTGCTGAAGATGTAGCTGGCGTGGTAGTCGAAACCCGTAAGCGTCCACTCGGAGAGCTTGCCTGATTTCTGGCCGCACGTCTCCTCGCGCTGGGCGATGGGGGAGGCAAGGGCTGGggcgaggagaaggaggctgGCAAGGAAGTGCATTTTGAGGGTTGGTGAGGGTTGTGATGGGTTGAGGGGTCTTTAATTTGAGAGGATGAGTTTATGTTTCCTATGAAGTGGGATTAGGTGGGATGAAATGAGATGAGACGGAAGAAAGCTTGATGCTGTGATGCCAAATCTCAGGACTTTAGACGAGGAACATCACGCAGGTATAAGTACACATCGCATCGTCAAACTTTTTACCAATCCTCTCGACATTGACAAAAGATCGCCAGTTGACTTTCCACACAGCATGCCATCAAAGAGCCTAAACCCGGGAGTCCCAGCCATCCATTGCATGAAAGTCGGTAAGGCCGGAGAGGTGGCACCGTTGAACCATGACGTAGCACAAAGGGTACCATTCTCGTATTTCCTGCGTCCGCAGTCAACAGGATGGACCGTGTCGCCGTCAAGCGACATCCTTTCTCACctatcccatcccatcccctCTTCCCCCACAAACGCGGCGTAGATCGTGCCCGTTGGCAGACAAGCGGGAGAAACAAAAAGAGGGGTGAGGGGGGTTCGCATCGCTCACTCGTACGGTAGGTAGAATGGGTGAAGACGGCGCTGAGCGGAGCATGGGGGTTGGAAGAGCGATCAAAATTGCCCGATTCCGGCTTGTCGCTGCAGGCACCATTCTGGTTCGGGTTGGGGCGAAATGTGTATTATTAGAAGAATTGTCTCTCGTCCTCATGATTTCACTATATTTTCACGTAAACTCAGCTGGGGCCTGCCTGGTGCTCGGCTCGGCAGCTGACAGCTAGCAAGCTAGCAGCTTTTTCGAACAGCGTGTGCCCTGGAGCGGACTGCCGATCAGTGGCTCGTGTTGAACATAGCAAAGGAGGATGCCAGTGGGATGGGATGGATATGCATGAATGGTCTCAATGACAGTCCCTCTTGCTTGCAGCGACGACCTTGCTGAGAGTCACGGGTACACCTTGGACGTTTTGAGTAGCGGATGGGACGATTACAGGGTCTCGTTGTTCCTCTTCGTCTGATCCCAATCAGTTGTCAAAGACCGGATGGGATTTCCTCGGTCAGATTCTGGATTACGAGGGAAGAATAGATGAACCGCGCCCTCCTCGGTGGCTCCTTGTGATGCAAACGCTGGCAGATACGACCAGGAAGATCGATGACCTGGAACCTGCATGGAGCCAGGCTGCAAAATATGCATACCGCTGCGTTTGTTTTTCTGGTCCCATCCGTCATGCGGTGCAGTCAAGTCGCAATAATCAAAGTGACTTCGTTTCCAGCCGCATCTCCACTGAAGAACCACTTGTCGGATCGGCGCTTGTCATGCTCGTCATGCCATCCTCGGCTCCGGTGGGCAGGCGGCGCGCTCAACTCATTGACGAGCGGACAAAGCCGGTCGTGCCTATTGTCAAAGTGCCTGTCAACCAGCCACTGCCGCCCAGACGAAGGATCTTGGCGGGTGGCTCTGTCGGACTGGACGGAAAGCAGTGAATCCGAAGGTCGCTCAAACGTTTTTATTCCGCCTCAAACCCTCGTGGGAACGTTACACCTCGCTGCGGTTGTGTTCAGTCTTCACCGACTTCATGGGTCTGGGACCCCAGGGCCGCCGAACAATCTTTGGTCCTTTTCCGACTTGTGACTCTCTCGTAAATGAACCCTCTCTCGAGATGGATGTTTTGTGTTTTGGGTAAATGCAGGAACACATCGCCGGCGGGATCTGACCGCTCAATGCACACCCGAGAAAAGAGGAAGCGGCTGAAGATGGCGGTCTGTCACTATTCATACCTAGACGGCGAAGAAACTACGATTCTTGTTTGTGATGCAATGATCGTGACGAGATTCACATTTTAGAGTTGGTGGCCCCTTGGTTGTGCAGGTGGCTGAAGCACCAGCCATAACTAGGAGCTGGGTGTGGATGACCAGGTGTGAGGACTAAGTGTGGCACAGAGGTGTGGCGGTATCAGCCACCCATCTCCTAACTGTGGCCGATATGACCCGAAAATGCCGGAGTAAACAATCCGCTTGAGTCGGACGCATCCCGGAATCGGCAGATGAGCCAACCCGTCAGAATGCCTCTTTGCTCCACGGTCGGCGGCCGAAATACGGGTCCGCCACATGCCTCCATATCCAACTCCGAGAGGTCAGGAAATCCGGAGCTACCTTACGAAAAGTGGTATCTCTTCAATCACGAGCGCGATAAGAGCGATAAGATCAAACTGATGTGCACAGCCAATGGAAGCTAAAGCGTTAAAGATCAGGGTTCATCGAGGGGTAACGCAACCGTTCCAAAGTTGAAAGATGGAGATTCTAGCCTGCAAGATCCCACGGGGGGCTAAAGGATTCCACGAATAAGAGTCGATAAGAATCCACGTTGCTGATTTTCCACTCCAGCCTCGAGGCCCGATGTGAGCTTCAAGAACCGATCCGGCGAACAGTCAGCCCCACGTGTCGACATGGTTTGTCGCCAGGGAAAGGATGCGGCGGTGGGGCTGTCACAG of Colletotrichum lupini chromosome 8, complete sequence contains these proteins:
- a CDS encoding short chain dehydrogenase; amino-acid sequence: MNPVNTKPYTLPPDAIWLITGCSSGIGRALAALVASKPNHRLIATARNPKDLDYLPDNNVNLLKIALDVTSPTSVKEAFKATAEHFGKDFHLDVLVNNAGYSLSGDTESATEEQAHQEIETLFFGTARMTTCAIENMRQSETRRGGIIFNISSLAGQCAFPGHAYYHAGKWAVEGWTESVAKEMHPDWNKPSGVQTNFEGHSKARTAPHPAYAEKDMPARVLEKYVEMGIKSGTLTKPSAIADAIFSIASSKKRIPLRVPLGGPAWGFIKQKHETCLKDLEDVKGLSLLVSKT